In Episyrphus balteatus chromosome 4, idEpiBalt1.1, whole genome shotgun sequence, the sequence CAACTTAAGGTATGGGCAATATCTTCCATCAGCAGAGTACAAGTCGATGCTTTATTTTTACCCTTTTTCCCAATCTTCCACAAGCATATAATTCGTTCCATTTTCGAAGCCGACACAGCATATTCCGTATCTTCAATAGAAAATGAAGTCAAAATTGTTACTTCAGAGGTATGCCCAGTAAAAGTCTGAACCAATTCTTGAGTCTCCAAGGAATAAACCATCAACTGTCTTGCTCCAACAATTATATTATTTGAATTTGGAAGATGTGCTATGGCATGGGGCCTTTCATTGCCAATGGAAAATGAACTCTTTTGTTTCTCATGTCGCAGATTCCATGAAATTACTTGACAATCTTCGCCAGAGGTGTATAAAGTTTCTTTGCCATCGTAAAACATTGATGTGATTTTACCAGAATGACCTTCGCCATTTAAATCGCGTTCAATCTGGACGAGGTTGGGAAATGGACATTTTTACTAGAGACAAATTAAGAAGTGATTTTGACTTACCTTTCCTAGAGCATATGAATACAATGACACTCCTCCTGTGCTTGAAGCCAATGCAATATAAAGTGAAGTATTCCTTTCCAAAGATTTTCGGTCATTTTTTGACtgtttaattaaagaatttcataaaaatgtgtATCAACATGATGTTTGAACACTTACCTGTTTTTGGGAAGAAATTGGTACCCATGATAATGCACTACATTTGctagataaatgcaaatttggTGTAAACTCTTGTTTTAACTCATTTGTTTCTGTATCCCATATTTTGAGAATTCCTTGATCATTTACAACGGCAAGGAGTTTTCCGTCCGGAGAAAATTCCGACACGTGCTGTTTCAAGAgcgccataacttttttgtgtgGTTGGTTTGTgtgaaatgaaagaaaaaagaatgaaagaaaagaaagatgaaagagtttttttttatttggaaaaggTGGAAAtgtcaaaaagtataaatattgtAGTAGATTCGAATTGAAGGAAAATCACGTTCAGGTAATAAAACTTAAGGCGCAATTTTGATAAACATTTAAAGCGTGATTCAGGtttcatgatgttttttttatatcttaaaaaCGGTGGTATAGCTGAggttttgctttagtttaagaTTCATAAATGTATAATAgccaaacaaaaataacttattctagtaattttacatttctaataatttataatttcttatCACTTATGAAATGTAAATTCAGGCAAACGGCAGTCAATGCCATGTTCTTATTGTTAGCATTACAGAAAAACACTTGTTAATATTATACTGAAACTATTTATATTGAAATCAATCAAGTAGCTTTTGCTATAATGTAATAGAAcaatatgaaaatgaaaattaaattgttaGCTTGTTAAATAAAGACTTGTTTTCTTGAAAGAATATAACACTTATTCGGAATTTCGCTCATCTGTCAGTAccaaaagaacaaaagaaaatagaaaaaaatatctcctaaactgggtgaagatcaaaacaaaccaaatttttcaaggacgcgcgcaattttaaagaactgttgtttgtaaaaaaaaactcatacaaatcgatttcaagtgtttttttggtagtaacgttctactataacttaatttagtgtctaaaaattgaaaaaattacggaatttaaaatatatttatatgctgtattttttgcttttttgttttgttggtttgtttttgctggtttgttttgattttcgccgagtttaaaacgtcaaaatggtAACTGTAAATAGAAAGAGAAGACAAGGACAAATGTTTGAACTTCCCTATactagccccgttccattggaggtggtagtttactcatgagtagatctagtactagaattaacacatgatcttctactcgaggagatagaaatgtgtagttgttgtactagatttctactcaccagtaaactaccacctccaatggaacagggctattaatGACTTCAGAAACACCCACCTTAAGGCCATATAAAACCAACGATGGAGGACATCAAAAATGGCATTGGTTTATTAAAAAGGCCTCTTTTTGGTGTTGTTCTTCAAACGTGCTAATTGTGATAAGCCTTGatcccaatttaaaaaaaaaaactaaaattgtacTAGATTTATAATGACAtccctgttttttattttttgtttcttttcgaCTACATCCGAATGTCAAATGCCACCATCATGCTAAAACGTAATTCGTTTTTTTCTGTTGCGCCAGCCACCACCACTCGACCCATCGTCACTCACATTTCagattaaaattaattgttttgttatcaaaataaacaaaaaatacgcaatcaactaagtgcaacttatatatttaattcattaaaaaaatacaagtgTGCAACACATAAAAAATGACCATGTCATCAAAAGAAAAGTCCGAAGAAATGGAATGGTCTGCCGAAGAAGAAATCCAATTGTTTTTCGCTTTGGAGGGTCTTAAGCCCGTCGgtgtaaataaacatttttacatGGCCTGCATTGCCGAACGTCTATCTAGATCATTAAATCGTGACATACCCGCCGAACAGATTTGGGCACATTTACGTACATTATACAATTTAGATGTACTCGATGAAATGGAACCTTTGCCATTTCCGAATGACCAAAAAGATTTCTCATTGCCCGAGACCGAATTTAGTGCTTTGATGTCTCGGAAACAAGCCGAAACCGAGGAGAAGACATTGATTGAGCCTGCATCTCAGCCAAAACCAATtggtttgttgaaaaaaaaaattttattctagaTATAATAGTCTAatgtctaagagcccacagcaaattttgggagtggaggtataaccaaaatgtgagtatgcagtcttatagccttatgcgtttcAATAACGATTTCAAAAGTCTAGCAGCTTTAAATcacggctttatatggtttctGAGGGGTTAAATAtagcgagttttccaattaatgtgagtaggctaatAGCCCAGTAAGAATAGACGAAAAATTGTCAAGGAaaggaaaaaattgaattaatgataatttgaccaattatttgaactattaatgtttatgttgaatcgggcttttttggtcacttccttttatatgcaaataaaaatctttatttcataCTTTCTCCCTACGTTTCGTCGTAATTTCTCGACTTCTTCAGgggttttttattaaatctgttaaatattacatttaaaactttttacactattacaaaaattgtttaaacttacatgaaaatattattttgttacatttataAGTTGACa encodes:
- the LOC129918936 gene encoding MRG/MORF4L-binding protein translates to MTMSSKEKSEEMEWSAEEEIQLFFALEGLKPVGVNKHFYMACIAERLSRSLNRDIPAEQIWAHLRTLYNLDVLDEMEPLPFPNDQKDFSLPETEFSALMSRKQAETEEKTLIEPASQPKPIEKQPTVVASKVNVPPIKDLEKKIVAKLVDAPKRTPKRTRGSMSLESNSPSTTPPPLQAHKRRRI